The following DNA comes from Nitrospira sp..
GCATGGATAGCTTTTTCCTCGGCAATAGGTCTGCAGCTCGGCCAACCGTTCACCGGCACCGATCACGTCGATCTTGGTTGCCACGACGGCGAATGGGCGATGGGGAAGCGTTGAGTCGTAGGCTCCCAGTTCACGTTGCAGCGTCTCAAAACCGGTAATAGGATCCTCCGTCGCCCACTCCGACACATCGATCAAGTGCAGTAAAAACGCGGTGCGTTGAATGTGGCGCAGGAACTGAACACCGAGGCCCTTCCCTTCGTGGGCTCCTTCGATCAAGCCTGGGATATCGGCCACGACAAAGCTTCGGTGGGATCCCCAGCGAACAACGCCTAGATTGGGAATCAGGGTGGTGAAGGGATACTCGGCAATCTTCGGACGTGCAGCGGAAATCGCAGCAATGAGTGTTGACTTGCCGGCGTTCGGAAATCCGACAAGTCCGACGTCCGCAAGCAATTTGAGTTCGAGCCGTAAGGCACGTTCTTCGCCTGGGGTTCCGGGAGTACACTTCGTGGGTACTCGATTAACCGAGGTGGCAAAATTGCTGTTTCCTTTTCCTCCTCGGCCTCCTTTCGCGATGACAGCCGTTTGACCATCTCCGATAAAATCAGCGAGCACCTCTCTGGTCTCGTCATCATATACGATAGTGCCGACGGGAACGAGAATGGTCAGGTCCTCTCCGGAACGGCCTGTACAATTGGAGCCCCCTCCGGCTCGCCCGTCCTGGGCCTCGTAGTGGTTTTGGTAGCGGAGGTCGAGTAGTGTCGTGAGTCGATGAGACGCGGTCAGGAGGATATCGCCACCATGGCCACCATCCCCGCCGTCCGGGCCCCCGCGAGGCACAAACATCTCTCTCCGGAAACTGCAGATGCCGTTGCCTCCTCGTCCGGCT
Coding sequences within:
- the obgE gene encoding GTPase ObgE translates to MFVDEAHITVRAGRGGNGICSFRREMFVPRGGPDGGDGGHGGDILLTASHRLTTLLDLRYQNHYEAQDGRAGGGSNCTGRSGEDLTILVPVGTIVYDDETREVLADFIGDGQTAVIAKGGRGGKGNSNFATSVNRVPTKCTPGTPGEERALRLELKLLADVGLVGFPNAGKSTLIAAISAARPKIAEYPFTTLIPNLGVVRWGSHRSFVVADIPGLIEGAHEGKGLGVQFLRHIQRTAFLLHLIDVSEWATEDPITGFETLQRELGAYDSTLPHRPFAVVATKIDVIGAGERLAELQTYCRGKSYPCLAISAATNEGLSDLITYVGKQVDLLRKAPCETSS